In Panacibacter ginsenosidivorans, the following proteins share a genomic window:
- a CDS encoding HU family DNA-binding protein: MNKAELVAKLADDAGITKTQANSALDSFVEAVTKTLKGGGKVTLVGFGTFSVSKRAARTGRNPQTGAAIKIKAKKVARFKAGKELSAKL, translated from the coding sequence TCGCGGATGATGCTGGCATCACAAAAACACAGGCTAACTCTGCACTTGACTCTTTCGTTGAAGCTGTTACAAAAACTTTGAAAGGTGGTGGCAAGGTTACATTGGTAGGTTTTGGTACTTTCTCAGTATCCAAACGTGCTGCACGTACTGGCCGTAACCCGCAAACAGGCGCTGCTATAAAGATCAAAGCTAAAAAAGTAGCACGCTTTAAAGCCGGTAAAGAACTCAGTGCTAAATTGTAA
- a CDS encoding 30S ribosomal protein THX yields MGRGDKKSKKGKIFKGSFGKSRPAKATKAVKTDDKKKA; encoded by the coding sequence ATGGGCAGAGGTGATAAAAAATCGAAAAAAGGAAAAATATTCAAAGGTTCATTTGGCAAAAGCCGTCCTGCAAAAGCAACAAAAGCAGTAAAGACAGACGACAAGAAAAAAGCGTAA
- the pdxH gene encoding pyridoxamine 5'-phosphate oxidase, with protein sequence MNRDIADIRKNYSLETLDETNIAGSAMEQFTIWWEDAVKSEIDEVNAMTLATATPDGKPSARIVLLKDYDERGFVFYTNYKSNKGHALDANPHAALNFFWKELERQIRIEGIAEKVSGPESDEYFFSRPAGSRIGAWASPQSSVIQNREMLDENVAKYSKQFGDEIPRPEHWGGFRIKPVIIEFWQGRSNRLHDRIRYTLIEKNKWKIERLAP encoded by the coding sequence ATGAACAGAGATATTGCAGATATAAGAAAAAACTACAGCCTTGAAACGCTTGATGAGACAAACATTGCAGGAAGTGCAATGGAGCAATTTACAATCTGGTGGGAAGATGCAGTAAAAAGTGAAATAGACGAAGTAAATGCAATGACGCTTGCAACAGCAACACCGGATGGAAAGCCTTCTGCCAGAATTGTGTTGCTTAAAGATTATGATGAAAGAGGTTTTGTGTTCTATACAAACTATAAAAGTAATAAAGGCCATGCACTTGATGCAAACCCGCACGCAGCGCTTAACTTTTTTTGGAAAGAACTGGAAAGACAAATCCGGATAGAAGGAATTGCAGAAAAAGTGAGTGGACCGGAAAGCGACGAATATTTTTTTTCAAGACCCGCAGGCAGCAGAATCGGAGCATGGGCATCTCCGCAAAGTTCTGTTATACAAAACAGGGAAATGCTTGATGAAAATGTAGCGAAGTATAGTAAGCAATTCGGTGATGAGATACCAAGACCTGAACACTGGGGTGGGTTTCGTATAAAGCCTGTTATTATTGAGTTCTGGCAGGGTCGGAGTAACCGGCTGCATGATAGGATTCGTTATACTCTTATAGAAAAAAATAAATGGAAGATAGAAAGGCTTGCGCCCTGA